TTCACCAAGAAGGAGTCATGCCTAAACCTAAATCACTTCCTATGTTGAATAACTTACACTGATCTCGCAGGCATGGGGAATtcacaaaattgaacaaatttaCATTAGCACTGCCAAATGAATCGATTCACTCCCCCATAAAGTCCTCCAAGCTGATATAATTACTAAAAACAAAGTCTTAACTATAATTCAGACTTTGCCTTCATCACCATGCATCCCAATATTAGTTCAGATACCTTATTTGTATCACATGGAACTTAGTCCACATCTAAATCACAACACTGGAATTGAGCCTTGTTTCCTTTCTTGGATGCTGACTTGCTTCTCTCATCTCTTGATGCAATCTTCTCCCATCCATCATTTTCTTTGGACTCCTTGCGTTCTTTACTCTGTTTagatcttttctttctttcaccgcCATCTGGTTTGTTTCTggaagatttttttcttttcaaaggtGATCCTTCAACTTCTTTGCTAACCAAGATCTCAGTTGGAGTTTGTTCATTGCATGGTAGCAAATCCGCTACTGTGGATATATTTGCTTAGATAACATTAGCAGTCTAGAATGAATAGAAGTAACAGACCTCAATTACCAAAGTCATcaatgttaataataaaaaacatacatatttattaattcCAAATTTAAAAGCATAATTACCATTTTAAGCTCCTATCCTATACAGcagtaaacaatttttttaaaagcataatTACCATTTCAGTCCCTATTACTAAATTATACAGGATTCTCTTATCaagttgataattttaatatatcaaaaagAATACTGACAGCTGTATCCCCGAACCATAGTTTGTTTCAGACCCAACCAACAAGTTCTTGCTGCTCATCAGACTAATGCAAGGTGAAACTAGTGAGTGGACTACTCCAGGCataaagaagaaaatcactAACCTTTAACATCAAAGTTAGAGTCAAAAAGAACATGAATAATATGTTGCTTCAGGAAAACCTGCAAccaggtaaaaaaaattaaataaatgattttgaataCATGAATACAGAATCATTGTCAAAAACAACTAACTTTACAGATACCTAATACTATTGCAGAAAAGATAACTACAAAAAATTCTAACAAGCATTTGGGACCCTAGTTAGTTCAATTGTTCAAGTGTAGAAGGTTTCCATGTCAGCCATAAAAAAACTGTGTTTGTTCACAATATACCACTTTTTTTTCCCTGGTCCTCGTAACTCTAACAGTATAGGAATAATTGacaaagtaaaaagaaatacaaaacaGTCCGTATCAGAATAAAGGTTTAATCTTAACACAGGTTAATGGGCTTTAGTTTACAGGTTTTATAACAGGGTCACTTTATCTGATATTACAATAAATAGTTCAGAAATTACAATGGACAAATATCACTAAATCATTTCAGTTTCCAGGTATACATGTCCCATTAACAAAAACTATATAGCATGCTGCCATGGACAAAGAAATAAGGGTATAAAACCTACAGCAGAAAGAAGCTGTCTTGTCTTTGTATCCCAAAGGCGTAAATAGCTGTCCAGTCctgaaatgaaaaatatgaaattgaatTGATGACAGgaacttaatatatttttatcagacAAAGAAAAAAGGTGATCCAGTAGCTACACACCCTGTCATTTTGGATGAGCTTCAGGAGCAATCAAGAAAAAGTAGATAACGTAACAGAAGATATAAATTTGTTccacaaaaccaaaataattttagaaacaactaaataaattttaggaTCCAAAAACTGCATCAGAGAGCCTTACTTATATTCAAGGAATATGCAATAAAGGGAAATCACACAGTAGCACTCACCACAAGAAGCTATTACAGGTAGCTCAGGGTGCTTGACTATGGATCTGATGCTTCCAGAGCATTTTCCAGAAAAACATCCTAGCATTTTTCCtgcaataatttaaaaaaaaaaaaacaaactcattaaaaaaaatcaacaaaaaggcAACAGCAACAACCAAGCCTTTTCTAAATAAGATCAGTTCCATGAATCAAGCAACACCATAATGTTCAGCCATAAATCATGTCTAGATAAAATATCGATTTCTACATCCTTATTAATTATTTCACCCATAGATTTTCTCAGTCACCTGTTGCCTCTATCAGTTAGGCTACCCACCAATCTAATCTACTATCCTTAATAAgacttcaacaatttttttccacACATGCCCAAATCACCTACGGCAAGTTTCTACCACTTTTCTATAATAGGCACTATCCCAACTAAGACAACAGAagcaaagtaaaataaaatacatttggaAATCACAACTTTCAAGTTTATAACAATTGTTATCTAACTCTCACGTGTGAAGTGTTGAGTGCATTTCTTAAGGAATCTAATCAAACTATTGCTGGCAACAAATAACTGATGTATAACATtatccaaaagaaaaatattttatagaatcAATATCCATATAAATAGTGTCCAAAATTTTCACTCGCAAATGGAAGATAAGGAATAtcaaggaaaaataggtcagtGTATAATATGGGAACAAGTTAAACAATGATATAGTCCATAATCACTGTTCTTAAATTTATGACAATGTTCCCATGACTTTGGGATACCTGTGCGTATATCAACAGAAGCCATGTCACCTGACCCATTCCCTACATATATTGAATAGCCATCTATATCCTCAGCCAATGCTTTAATTGGTGTCTCACGGAAATCAAATGAGAGAACAGGCCTCCTCTGAGCAGACACGTCGTAAAGGCGAACCTGTTCAGAAGGCCAAGGTTGTAAATAAAGAGTAATGAGAAGACGTATAATTAAGTAAGCTGCTggaggaaaaaaataacaaaaaaaaattccctttCTGAATTGAAAAggttaagaaaaaaacaaatctgCAGTTTGAAATGATATTActcattttatatttgttaataaaatggGAAAGATCTCATGCAACTTGAAGGACATTTGttcttttgcaaaaaaaaattctcaaatccATTTCTCTGTAATTCTAGGTTAAGAGAAACTTATTAATCCTTCTCAATAGTCTCCAGCACATGTTTtttcaaggatatcaaagaggaATATTCCATGCATTATtagatataaaaattatatttcttcacTTATTTTAGAATGAGAAGAATCTACCAATTAAATTTACCTGATGGCTGTTGGTGCCAGCAACAAATTTTCGATGGTCATCTTTCATAAGAAATGTAGCAGATGTGAAACAAGTAGGTGTAAATATACCGAGGTTATCCTTAGTTGGCTGCATAGGTTAAAAGGATTTGTAAAATCAAGCACTAAAAAATGTGCACCAACAAAAGGTAAACTGGAGGAAGATAAGTTAACAATTAATAGCAGAGATGAAAAGTAAGGGTTGAAAGACTCACAGGTTTGGAATTCCAGATCTTAGTGAAGTTGTTAAGATCCCAAATATTCATTTCAACACATTTCCTGCAGATAAAGTATGTATTCATTGTTTCTcagataaaaaatatgtatagatAACAGTTATACGTTGTGACAACTTTTAGATtctcaaggtttatggtaacaGGTACCCATTTTCACGTTGCTTACATGTTGGCTATAAATCTATAATATGCTTGAAATTGCTGCATAACCTATCTAATTCATGTTTCTGCAATATGGTCCAGTATTTCTCCAAGTTTTTCACTTCATGAACCTTCCATAATAAAATGTGCCATTGAAGATTCTTTTACTTACTCAAACTCATGAAACAATTCAATTCCATATGAATTTAGGTAACTGGATTGTACATACCATCCTTAATGCCACTTGAAAGTAGTGTCCACCAAACAAACAAACGGTAAGCTGTCAAATCTCAGACCTAAGTTTGTATATAGCCAATACCTATAGTATTTAATTGCACTAAGAACAAATAAGCAGCAGGGATGGCAGAGGCTACATAAGGCTTTATTTCTGAAAATTATACATTTCAGAAGCACCAAACTCCAAAGGCAATGATTATTTGCTTTTACAGTTTGTGAGTCAAGAGTTATTTATTATGAGGAATTTGCTCAGAATTTATAATATGAAGCAGGTTTGCCTACAAGGCTGAAGAGTTATTCTGGGGTTTGTGTCACTATGTAGAAGAGGATGgtcttttgaaaaagaaatttctTTGCTAATCATTATTTCTGGGGAATAACTCTGTCTGACCTTCAAAGCAGAACAATCcattatttgaaaatcatttcctCTTTCAATTCCCATGTTTTACCATGCCTAGTGAGTGGTGACTTGTCTTATATTTTCATCACTTTTGTATTCACAAAATGTTTCAGTATCAaagttgaataaataatttattcaaacaGTCTAATATTCACACTTGTGCAAAATGTACTCACCCTCCAAATAAAGCAAACTTCTCATTTCCGTCCACCTTGCAACACAAGATGTTACCACCAGAACATACATTCCATGTTTTTATACAGGAAGATCCTTTAGATGAATCAGCAAGTTCAATGGACCTTATGCTTGCATTTCCTTTGGTTGTGCATGTAAGTAGAGTACAATCCCTAAAAATCACCACATCCAAATGATTTAGAAAGtacaaaaacacaaaatcaaGTAGCTGCTAACATAAAGTCACACACATTCACACATATTTACATACATAAGAGCATAATGCAAGCAATTaatgtattttgaaaatgaatgaaCAAGTGCATGTACACGCAGACTGAAGATATACTTTAATGTAAATACTAAATACTAATAGTGATACAGGTTGAGAATATACAGATAAGCACAAACAACAAGGAAATCTGTTTTTGATGCCCTCCTCCAACTCTGAATCCATTAGTATCCAGGGTCAAGAAGAGCAAGACTGATGTACCATTAGGTACCCAGGAATTCAAGTACCTGAAATCCCAACCCAAAACTAATTAACCAACTAACTAATTCCTTCAGCATCCTGGTTAGGTATATACCCATTAGTTAGGTAAGAAGGTAGTTagttaaatagatagttagaaaTTCGTTggttaaatagatagttagaaaTTCGTTggttaaatagatagttagaaaTTCGATGTTAAGAGAGAAGCATCTCATCATTTGTGAGAGAATTGGAGCCTTTGGGGATTGGGAGATGAAGACCTTCAAAGTTCTGCA
This region of Glycine max cultivar Williams 82 chromosome 7, Glycine_max_v4.0, whole genome shotgun sequence genomic DNA includes:
- the LOC100791506 gene encoding WD repeat-containing protein 74 isoform X1 — translated: MPRTTTLECSGCPPLRALTFDALGLIKVVEARDKQRGAPLVVERWGDPESSKCVMAVSMIDRKSHPLLAVARKNNQIEVLSPVNGDIQATISDANDLDVQSEENNIVGLHLFAKQNSELAFRDCTLLTCTTKGNASIRSIELADSSKGSSCIKTWNVCSGGNILCCKVDGNEKFALFGGKCVEMNIWDLNNFTKIWNSKPPTKDNLGIFTPTCFTSATFLMKDDHRKFVAGTNSHQVRLYDVSAQRRPVLSFDFRETPIKALAEDIDGYSIYVGNGSGDMASVDIRTGKMLGCFSGKCSGSIRSIVKHPELPVIASCGLDSYLRLWDTKTRQLLSAVFLKQHIIHVLFDSNFDVKVADLLPCNEQTPTEILVSKEVEGSPLKRKKSSRNKPDGGERKKRSKQSKERKESKENDGWEKIASRDERSKSASKKGNKAQFQCCDLDVD
- the LOC100791506 gene encoding WD repeat-containing protein 74 isoform X2, which gives rise to MPRTTTLECSGCPPLRALTFDALGLIKVVEARDKQRGAPLVVERWGDPESSKCVMAVSMIDRKSHPLLAVARKNNQIEVLSPVNGDIQATISDANDLDVQSEENNIVGLHLFAKQNSELAFRDCTLLTCTTKGNASIRSIELADSSKGSSCIKTWNVCSGGNILCCKVDGNEKFALFGGKCVEMNIWDLNNFTKIWNSKPPTKDNLGIFTPTCFTSATFLMKDDHRKFVAGTNSHQVRLYDVSAQRRPVLSFDFRETPIKALAEDIDGYSIYVGNGSGDMASVDIRTGKMLGCFSGKCSGSIRSIVKHPELPVIASCGLDSYLRLWDTKTRQLLSAVFLKQHIIHVLFDSNFDVKDC
- the LOC100791506 gene encoding WD repeat-containing protein 74 isoform X3; translation: MPRTTTLECSGCPPLRALTFDALGLIKVVEARDKQRGAPLVVERWGDPESSKCVMAVSMIDRKSHPLLAVARKNNQIEVLSPVNGDIQATISDANDLDVQSEENNIVGLHLFAKQNSELAFRDCTLLTCTTKGNASIRSIELADSSKGSSCIKTWNVCSGGNILCCKVDGNEKFALFGGKCVEMNIWDLNNFTKIWNSKPPTKDNLGIFTPTCFTSATFLMKDDHRKFVAGTNSHQVRLYDVSAQRRPVLSFDFRETPIKALAEDIDGYSIYVGNGSGDMASVDIRTGKMLGCFSGKCSGSIRSIVKHPELPVIASCGLDSYLRLWDTKTRQLLSAVFLKQHIIHVLFDSNFDVKG